Part of the Geoalkalibacter ferrihydriticus DSM 17813 genome is shown below.
TACGGGGTCTATGTCGCAAAAAAGATGGTGTAAAAAGTGAGCAAGACCTGCAGCCGCCTGACCACGTTAGCAGCAATAGGAAATTAAGTACGTGCGTGAATACCTAGAGTCAACGGAATACATTGATTGGAAAGCCCCGGAGGTATTGGCCAAAGCGAAGTCGTTGGCTGATGGCTTGGTGAGCCTTGACCAAATCGCAGAGAAATGCTTTGTCTTCGTTCGGGATGAGATTAAGCATAGCTGAGATTATGAGTGCAATCAGGTAACGTGCAAAGCATCCGATGTTCTTAAACAGGGTACGGGCTATTGCTATGCAAAAAGTCACTTGCTTGCTGCACTACTGCGTGCGAACGGCATTCCGGCGGGCTTGTGCTATCAACGTCTGACCATCAGCAATGATAAACCGCCGTACTGTCTGCATGGTCTAAATGCTGTGTATCTTGAAAGGCATGGCTGGTACCGAATTGATGCCAGGGGAAACAAGGCCGGTGTCTCGGCCCATTTCTGTCCTCCGATTGAGCGTTTAGCATTCTCGATAGTCTCAGATGGAGAGGCCGATCTGTTCAAAGGTGTGTTGAATCTCGGCAACACCTCTTCCAGCAACGTCCGCAAATGGGGGATGTCCCACTGTCCGTTGGCGAGTTCATAGACCTGCCGGCCGACCATCATAATCATTCGAATTTCGTTTTCTCGTAAATTCACCCAACCCCGATACGCTTTTCTGGCAGTCTCAGAAAGTGGACTTGCTACAAAAGCCCATTTCCTTTACTTCTCCCCCAGCTGAGGTAGAGTTAGAAAAATCTTTTCAAAAGGAGCGCCCATGACAGACAAGGAGGGGTTCAAAACAATTCTGCACTCTTTGTCGGACGGACTGGTCGTCGCCGACCAAGAGGAGAGAATTGTTCTCATGAACCCTGCGGCAGAGGAGATGCTCGGAGTTGCCTCTGCCGCCACGGTCGGCCTTTCAGTTCGTTCGCTGATCCCTGAAGACTCTCTACACTTCCGCCTCAATGCGCTGCTTCAAGGTGAGAAGGACCAAAATACATTCGATATTCACTGGCAGGGAGAGGGGGGCTTATCCCAGTTTTTCCGGGTGCGTCTTTCGGCTTACCCTCAAAAAAGTAGACGGTTAAAGGGGGTCATTCTACTTCTGGAAGATGTGACACGGGAGCACGAACTTGACCGGATGAAAAACGCGTTTCTCGCCACTGCCGCCCACGAGTTGCGCACCCCTCTGACTTCCGTTCTCGGCTATGTCGAGCTGCTACAGGAATCCGAGCACCTAACCGCGGAGCAGAAAAGTGAATTTCTAGGGTACATCGCCGAAAAAGGTGAGTGGTTGTCCCACCTGGTGGACAACCTCCTGGACCTTGGACGGATGGAGAGCGGACAGCCCCTGAATCTTGAGAGAACATCCTGGAACCTTCGAGAACTGCTTGAATACTCGGTCGATCCCTTCCGGAAGGCAGGAGCGAACCATCGCTTCATTGTTGAGGCGCCACCCCATTCCATCGTGGTCAGTGCGGACCGCTCCAGGGTTCTGCAGGTGCTCGAAAACCTGCTGACAAACGCCATCAAATATTCTCCCCGTGGCGGAGCGATCCGGGTAAGAGCGGTGGCCGGTGAGGGGGAAGTGCTGATATCCGTCACCGATGAGGGGATCGGAATGACGCAGGAGCAGGTTGAAAAAGTCTTCGACAGGTTCTACCGCGCCGATACCTCCACCACCGCTGTGGGTGGCATCGGGCTCGGGATGAGTATCGCCAAAGGGATCGTTGAAGCTCACGGGGGGACCATCCGGGTGGAGAGTGCCCCGGGGCGGGGCACGACTGTTTCTTTCACTCTTCCATGGTTGGGAACCGAAGCTCTTTCCCCCCACGACCAGGCCCAGATCATGGAAAGGCGCCAGGAGGCTGAACCGGAAGAAAAGGGGAGCATCAGGAGCGAACCAGGCCCCGTTATCTCAGAGGTTGAGCCGGAAATGAGAAGGGTCGAGCGGCTGACGGAGGTCGTGCAGAGGCTCAGCAGGGCGCGCGGGCTGGAACAGGTCATGGCGATCGTCCGTCGGGCCGTCCGGGAGCTGACGGGCGCCGATGGGGCCACCTTCATTCTGCGGGAGGGGGAATTCTCCTATTACGCGGCGGAGGACGCCATCAGCCCCCTTTTCGTCGGCAAGCGCTTTCCCCTCGACCAGTGCATCGGCGGGTGGACCATTCTTCACAACGCGCCGGCCCTCGTGGAGGACATCTCCGCCGATGACCGCATTCCCAAGGAGGCCTACACCTCTACCTTTGTTCGCAGCCTGACGACCGTGCCGATCGGAACGACAGCGCCGGTGGCGGCGATCGGAGCCTACTGGGCGATTCCACACGTGACCAGCGAAACCGAGTTGCAGCTACTGAAGATGCTGGCCAATACCACGGCCCTTGTGATGGAGAAGATCCAGTCCCAAGAGGAGCTGGAGCGCTCCGGCCGCAATGAATAGATGGGAATCCGTCGCACCGGACATTTCTAAGGAACCGCTCTGACCCAACTCGCGCAGCAGGCTGGAGGTATGGAAGAATAAAAAGATCAGCCAGTGCGATGGATTGATCTTCCAGGCCTAGGTGGCGCAGCGCTTCCTTTAGGGAAAGATTTAAAATATCTCAAAAACTGCAACGACTTAAGGGTGTTTGGAAAATTCTGTTCCAGCGACTGGTCGAAAAGAATTCACAGAGGAGTTCATCATGTCCCAGGAAAAAAACGGCAACATGACCATAGGCGCCTTGGTCGCCGAAGATTACCGGATTGCAGACGTCTTCGAGAAACACGGCATCGACTTCTGCTGCGGTGGTCAGGCAACCCTTGCCGCCACCTGCCAGGAGAACGATCTCGACCTGACGAAGATCCTGCAGGAGATGGAAACTGTGAAAAAGGAGCCGATTGGTCGCAGTGAAAACTTTGCGACCTGGTCTCTGCCGTTTCTCATTGACTACATCGTCAACACTCATCATGCCTATCTAAAAGAGAATGACGCGCACATTGTCGCCTACGCCCGCAAGATTGCCGAGGTGCATAGGGTACATCATCCCGAGGTGATCGAAATCGCCACCATCTTTGCCAAGATTGCCGATGATATGGCAGTCCACTTAAAAGCCGAAGAAGAGGTTTTCTTTCCAGCGGTCAAACGTGTCGATACGGCCGTCAGCAGCGGGCAGGACCCGCAATCTGATGACCGCGCCCTGATCAAATCCGAGCTGACAAAGCTGCATCGTGAGCATGAGCAGATTGGCGATGCCATCCACAAAATTCGGCATCTAGCTGCGGATTATGCGATTCCGGAGGACGCCTGCAATACGTTTGTGATTACTTATAAGAAGCTCAAGGAATTCGAGGATGATCTGCACAAGCATGTCCATCTCGAAAACAACATCCTCTTTCTAAAGGCGGCTCAACTCTGATCGGTGGCATGGCAAATGGTATTTGTGAATTCTTCACCTAGGCCTTTGCGCCTCAACCTGTTACCAACAAAGAGCAGCACAATCTAACGAAAAGATAAAGCTTTTCTGCGTAGTAACGGCAAGGCATCTTTTTCATTTGCTGCAATCTCTCTTGACAAAATCGACCAGACGCATAAGCCTCTTCATCGGTACTATCCAGGGGCTGGTGATGCAATCGCTGCTGGCCAGTGATCTGGATCGCATTCGCGATGATGCGCCGAAGGTCTTTGCCATTTTTTGCCGCGGTATCAGGAATATGCCATGAAACGCTTTCCCATCCAGAAACGCACCCTAGTCGTACTGGTCAGCTTGCTGAATTCGACGGCAAGGAAGGACAAAAGGCGTATTTTGCCTATCTCAAGTACTTTGTGGAAAAAAGGTCCGCATTGGCACGCCATCAGGCCGGATCTGACCTGACGGATGTCTTGAGTCATGCAAGCTCGAACGATCCATTAAATCACCCATTCTTGAACTGGAAACACCCCGATCACCAGATCGGGGGCTTTCACGAATCCCCCCTACAAAATGTTGTGGCTAATAGAGGGTGATTGCCGTTGCTTCATCTGTTGGTTTCTGCTATGGTGCCGTTACTATGAAAATTATCTTCCCAATACGTCCACAACAGAGCCAGGTTAATACGCCATTGGTGTATCCATGGCCAGGTGTGGGCATTTTGGGGCGCAGTGATGGAGTCTGATCAAGACTTCTGATTCGTTCCATATTTCGTTTACACAGGCCACAGACTTTTTCAAGTTTGTGGCTTTTTTTGTTTGGGCTTTATTCGCAATACGAGTCACAAGGAGAGAAAAAATGTTTTCTGAGTTTGCTGGCAGTTCCAGCCTGGTTGCTACTGTAGCTATCCCAGTACTGGTGTTTCTGGCTCGGATTCTTGATGTCAGTCTGGCTACTTTGCGGATTTCCATGGTGTATCGCGGACTCAAGAACTTAGCCGCGCCCCTAGGATTTCTCGAAGCGCTGATCTGGGTGCTGGCGATCTCACAGGTGATGCAGCACCTCGACAGCTGGTTCACCTATCTGGCGTTCGCTCTGGGGTTTGGTGCCGGTAATTATGTTGGTTTGCTGATCGAAGAGCGATTGGCTTTCGGTAATTTGATTTTACGGGTGATCACGCCGAATGACGATACAACCCTGACCAAGGCGCTGTGGGATGCTGATTTTGGCGTGACCAGTGTCTGTGCGCGGGGAGAATCGGGCCCGGTAAAAGTTATTTTTACCGTCGTTAAACGCCGCGATTTACCCAAAGCCCTGGGGTTAATCCGACAATTTAACCCTAACGCTTTTTACACTATTGAGGATGTCCGCTTTTTTAACGAAACCCACCCTCCGGTTGCGCGGGCGACCCGAGGTAGAAAGATTTTTCGATTCCGCTCGGTCAAAACGGCTTGAGCTTTATAACCAATCTGGTAAAGGAATGTAGAGATGAATGAGAGTACCCTGGTTTTTAGCGATTATGATGTCGAGCGTTTAGAGGATATTCTCGATGGCTACCGGTTTACGGAGTCAAAACGCGGGAGTTTCGATGCCCTGGCGGATGAACTGGGCAAGGGCAATGTGGTGGCGGCCAGCAAGATGCCACCCGACGTGGTGACCCTCAATTCGCGCATCCTTCTGCGCGATCTGGATAAAAATACAGAGTTGGAGGTGACCCTGGTGCTGCCGGCTAATGCTGATTTTGCCGCCGGACGGTTATCGGTGACCTCTCCGATTGGCACCGCTGTGCTTGGTTATGCGGTTGGTGATGAGATTAAATGGCAGGTGCAGGCCGGGGTCAAGCGGCTGCGGATTGAAAAGATTCTCTATCAACCAGAAAGTGCTGGGGATTTTCACCTCTAATCGAGGGCAAAAAAATATTAAAAGATACCGCTGGTTGAACGCAAAAACCCCGCCTTTAATCGTCCGGCGGGGTTTTTCTTGGAATGCTGTGGCCGAAAGACGCTAAGGGCGAGCTACGGATGGTGACCCGCCCACTTGATTTGAACGAACTGCGAGCCCTTGATGAGTGAGGCAGCTCTTTTCCACACAACAAACAAAAATCGACGGGCGGAGGAGCCCGGCCGTCAACCTGAGGGAAACGAACGTCCGTGGATACGCTATGCTCTTTCTCACGATATTTCGACGGTTGTTATCGGCTGTGACGAAGGAGTGGGCCTTGAATTGACATAAATCAAATGATTCTGACGGTGTAAGGGTTATCCTCATTCTAGGTCGCGGTCCTGGCATCCTTTCGTTGGGCGTATGGGAGCCTTGCGAGAGCGTTGCTCTGGCCGATGTCACAAAACCAGTGACGACAACGTTATACCTGGAAAGATGGATAACCATGAATCCCTCCGACGAGCAACTCATGACGGCCTATGCCGATGGAGATATGCAGGCTTTTGAGCTGTTGTATGCCCGGCACAGGGGACGCATCCTGGGCTACCTGTACAACAAGCTGCGTGACCGTGACGGGGCCGAGGAAGTGTTCCAGGCAACCTTTGCCAAACTGCATGCGGCCAGAGACAGATATCGCGAGGATATCCCTTTTCTGCCCTGGATTTTTACCATTGCCCGCAACGCGTTGATCGACCACCTTCGCAGGAATCAGGTGTACCGAAAAAATCTGGTGTTCAATGATGAGTCGATCATGAATGCCGCTGCTGTTGAAAGCTCTGATGCGCCTGTCGGCAATACCCTCGCCGGGCTGGCTACCCTCAGCCATCGACAGCGCGAAGTCCTTGAGCTTCGCTTTGATCAGGATTTTTCCTTTGATGAAATTGCCGCCAGGCTTCAGACCAGCAGCGGCAATGCCCGACAGATGGTCAGTCGTGCCATTCGTCATCTGCGCAAGGCACTGGGTGCAAGGAAATAACAATGATGCGAAAACGGGATCAGCAGAGTCAGGAACTCAATGAATTTGCAAGCTTTCTCGATGCACCCGGGCTCTCGCCGCGCCAGCATACCGAGGATGCCGTCATGCGTCTGGCCCGTGTTGGCCAAAAAACTTCAGCGCGCGCGGCTGTCACCAAGTTTCTTGCGATCCAGGTATCTTCCGGGCTGCTGACGTTGGCTGCTTGTCCTCAGTTCGGCATCGGAACAGGCGACCATAACAGCGCACTGCATGCCCTTCACGCCCACGTTCACCCGGCCCTTTACTATCTGTCGTGCGGGGTGCTGTTTGTTCTTTTTGGCGCTTTGCTCAGCGGCCTGGCTGCGAATCGTCGAGAGCTCAAAGCCATAGGGCGCGGCAAATATCTTTTCTTTGGCAGCTACAGTCTCTGT
Proteins encoded:
- a CDS encoding RNA polymerase sigma factor → MNPSDEQLMTAYADGDMQAFELLYARHRGRILGYLYNKLRDRDGAEEVFQATFAKLHAARDRYREDIPFLPWIFTIARNALIDHLRRNQVYRKNLVFNDESIMNAAAVESSDAPVGNTLAGLATLSHRQREVLELRFDQDFSFDEIAARLQTSSGNARQMVSRAIRHLRKALGARK
- a CDS encoding DUF2179 domain-containing protein — translated: MFSEFAGSSSLVATVAIPVLVFLARILDVSLATLRISMVYRGLKNLAAPLGFLEALIWVLAISQVMQHLDSWFTYLAFALGFGAGNYVGLLIEERLAFGNLILRVITPNDDTTLTKALWDADFGVTSVCARGESGPVKVIFTVVKRRDLPKALGLIRQFNPNAFYTIEDVRFFNETHPPVARATRGRKIFRFRSVKTA
- a CDS encoding ATP-binding protein; translation: MTDKEGFKTILHSLSDGLVVADQEERIVLMNPAAEEMLGVASAATVGLSVRSLIPEDSLHFRLNALLQGEKDQNTFDIHWQGEGGLSQFFRVRLSAYPQKSRRLKGVILLLEDVTREHELDRMKNAFLATAAHELRTPLTSVLGYVELLQESEHLTAEQKSEFLGYIAEKGEWLSHLVDNLLDLGRMESGQPLNLERTSWNLRELLEYSVDPFRKAGANHRFIVEAPPHSIVVSADRSRVLQVLENLLTNAIKYSPRGGAIRVRAVAGEGEVLISVTDEGIGMTQEQVEKVFDRFYRADTSTTAVGGIGLGMSIAKGIVEAHGGTIRVESAPGRGTTVSFTLPWLGTEALSPHDQAQIMERRQEAEPEEKGSIRSEPGPVISEVEPEMRRVERLTEVVQRLSRARGLEQVMAIVRRAVRELTGADGATFILREGEFSYYAAEDAISPLFVGKRFPLDQCIGGWTILHNAPALVEDISADDRIPKEAYTSTFVRSLTTVPIGTTAPVAAIGAYWAIPHVTSETELQLLKMLANTTALVMEKIQSQEELERSGRNE
- the rnk gene encoding nucleoside diphosphate kinase regulator, encoding MNESTLVFSDYDVERLEDILDGYRFTESKRGSFDALADELGKGNVVAASKMPPDVVTLNSRILLRDLDKNTELEVTLVLPANADFAAGRLSVTSPIGTAVLGYAVGDEIKWQVQAGVKRLRIEKILYQPESAGDFHL
- the ric gene encoding iron-sulfur cluster repair di-iron protein codes for the protein MSQEKNGNMTIGALVAEDYRIADVFEKHGIDFCCGGQATLAATCQENDLDLTKILQEMETVKKEPIGRSENFATWSLPFLIDYIVNTHHAYLKENDAHIVAYARKIAEVHRVHHPEVIEIATIFAKIADDMAVHLKAEEEVFFPAVKRVDTAVSSGQDPQSDDRALIKSELTKLHREHEQIGDAIHKIRHLAADYAIPEDACNTFVITYKKLKEFEDDLHKHVHLENNILFLKAAQL